The Culex quinquefasciatus strain JHB chromosome 2, VPISU_Cqui_1.0_pri_paternal, whole genome shotgun sequence genome contains the following window.
GCAACAATAAAAGTGGTCCAGTCAAGCAGTCGAACAATCAGATTCTGATGACCACTCGACGGTTGTTCCGGTTGTTCCTTTGCCATACCACATGTGTCACTCCTGCGTCACAGAAGATCCTTGTACCAACTCGACCGCCACACGGGGCTCTCTCGTCCGGTGCATTCGATGTCCTTCCAAGTGCATTCCCGCCGGATTCCAGCTACCGACCACGTCGATCATGATCTGCCCCAAGCACTCACTCGACCAGTGCTCAATCAACGACAAAGCGGAAGTCTCATATGCTGCAAAACCTGCCCGACGGCCTCCCACCTCGAGTGCCTCCAGTTTAACCCGCCGGAAGGTCACTAAATCTGCGAAGAGTGCGAATCCGGCAGAATGCCAATGTACAACGAGATCGTCTGGGCCAAATATTCCGCGTTCAAGTTCTGGCCCGCGCTCACGATAGCCCTGCCAGCGGACCCGGTCGTGGTGTTCCGGCGGCAACACAAGTAAAAAGACATTTGCGTGCGCTTCTTCGGCACGCACGATTTTGGATGGATCAACCGGAGGCGAATCTACCTCTATCACGAAGGCGACTCGGACATCGTGGCGGCCGGAAGCAGTCGGACATGATGGAGCGGTACAATGAAGAATCGACCCAGGACGATTTGAGCCAACAAGGTCCATCGTTGCTCCGCTGAGAGGGCACAACGCGGGGTGAGTTTGTCGAGGGAATGGTTTTCCGTATCAATTGTtacattttctattttatttcgaCAGGAGGACTAGATCGGTGAGTACAAATAGTCGGACAAGGACCCTTGCGGGCTAGACTCGAACTGCATCAACCGGGCGCTGCTCGTGGATACCCATCAAGCGCTGGGGTCTGGTTGCGCGTCGCGTGATCGAGTACGAGAAGTGATCAACAACGAGGAGTTGCCGCGGCGGATAGAGCAAAAGGACGAAAATTACTACTTCCTGACGGTGGACTCGGAGCTGACGATCGACGCGGGGCCCAAGAGCAACTTGGCCCGGTTCATCAACTACTCGTGCGAGTCCAACTGCGAGACGCTGCTGTGGAAGGTCGGCGGAAGCCAATCCGTGGGGCTGTTTGCCCTCAAGGACCTCAAGGCAGTAAGTTTTTCGAAATACCGGTAAAAACACTTACTACAACTAACTCTTCTTACTCTTTTCTCCACCAGCGCTAAGAGCTCACCTTCAACTACAACTTTGAGACGTTCGGCGACCAGAAGAAGATTTGCCACTGTGGTGCGAGCAAGTGTTGCGGGCTGATCGTCAGCGAAGGAACGGAGAATTGAAGTGGGATAGTCACAACGGTCTTGCGCGACTTCTAGGTGCAGATTGTAACGTGGGTTACCTGGTCGAGTACTCAAATGCCAACagtgatttatttatttatttatttatttatttatttatttatttatttatttatttatttatttatttatttatttatttatttatttattaaaatcatCCGACCACATGGTCTTAATgaagttttgttgttgttgtttgttcgcTTTACAATATAGTACAAAATGGTCAAGTCATAAAAAACAGCATGTAAACACTAAACAGAAAACGCTAAACGACGAATGCACGATCATCACCACCTACAAAAAAAAGGTCCGGTAGAATACTGAATGTAGAGCATAACTTAAGGAACGGTAATCACCTGGTAGATCGACGAGGACGTTCATTCTCCCCGGCGTTGTCACGTCGTCCCCTGATGCTTAGTCTCGATGTTAGTTTAGTTCGAAATGATGTAGTTGATTCTCCAAACTCGAACAAGTCGAAGAAATCGTTGAATGTCGAACACATCGAACGGAATGGCGAGTGTCGCATGTACTCGGTAATGCTGAGCGTACGATGCAAAAATCCGCTGCGAGTACGAAGAGATCTAGCTTGAACTGCGGCGCCTAGTTGTTCGAGAAGGTTAGGACAGTCCAGTTCCCCCGTGAGCAGCTTGGCAGCAAACATGGCTTTCGACAGCTTCCGTCTGTTCTCGAGCGTCATCAACCCCAGCAGCTCGCATCTGTGTTCATACGGGGGAAGATTTGAAGGGTCACGCCAGTTAAAGTTTCTAGCAGCAAACCAGACGAACTTTCGCTGAATACGTTCGATCCTGTCGATCCAGTTCTGATGGTAAGGTGCCCAGATAATACAGGAGGTTTCCAGATGGGATCGTACGAGAGCATAATACAGAGTACGAAGGCAAGCGGGATCGTCGAACTCACGGGTAGCTCGGAACATGAAGCCGAGTTGGCGATTGGCCTTTTCGATGACTGATGCTTGCTGCTGGCGAAATGTCAAGTTAAAATCGAGCAAGGCTCCTAAATCCTTCACGCAATCGACTCGCTGTATGGGCTGATTGAGGAGTGTGTAGTCGAATGTGAAAACGTGCCGTTTCGTTTTGCAATGGAATGAGATGACCATGCACTTTTCGATGCTTAATGTCATGCGATTAGAACGTAACAATCAGCAAGGCTCTCGATGGTTGTGAATAACTTGAGGTCATCTGCGTAAATTAACTTGCAATTTCCGTGAAGTGATAGCCCAGCATCGTTGTAGAAGAGTGCAAAGCCGATCGGTCCAAGATTGCTACCTTGAGGAACGCCAGACCAATTGGAAAATTCTACTGATAAACTGCTTCCAATCTTCACCTGCAACCGTCTTCCCTTGAGGTACGATTCTAGCTAGCTGCAAatgcacggaaaggggatccatcgccaaatcgcgataaagttcgctaaaactagcgaaaaatgtcgctaatttctcagcctgcacaaaaattacctagaattgctaatttttttcgctggtttggaaaccgatgaaattctaccaaaccagtgaaaaaaacactggtttggtgaaaaatgtcgctgtttggggatcagttttgctagaatcagaaaattttctcgctggtttggaaaaagcggcagtgcaccaaaatcaaccaggagattattgtactggttttgggaaacaattcgctggtccagcggatttcttcactggaccagtgttct
Protein-coding sequences here:
- the LOC6046104 gene encoding probable histone-lysine N-methyltransferase Mes-4, encoding MCHSCVTEDPCTNSTATRGSLVRCIRCPSKCIPAGFQLPTTSIMICPKHSLDQCSINDKAEVSYAAKPARRPPTSSASSLTRRKVTKSAKSANPAECQYSNCINRALLVDTHQALGSGCASRDRVREVINNEELPRRIEQKDENYYFLTVDSELTIDAGPKSNLARFINYSCESNCETLLWKVGGSQSVGLFALKDLKALTFNYNFETFGDQKKICHCGASKCCGLIVSEGTEN